A DNA window from Candidatus Methylacidiphilales bacterium contains the following coding sequences:
- a CDS encoding aldo/keto reductase — MSYLPNPDRYQDKAYRRCGRSGLLLPPVSLGLWHNFGGIDDYARARDIVLRAFDLGITHLDLANNYGPPPGSAEETLGLILQQDLGKWRDELIIATKAGYRMGPGPYGEWGSRKYLLSSLDQSLRRMKLDYVDIFYSHRPDPETPLEETMGALVQAVHSGKALYVGISNYPADMTRQAARLLREAGVPLLIHQARYNLLDRWIEKGLTDVLTEEGAGCIAFSPLAQGLLTNRYLEGIAADSRVAKQTGFLKKEDVATDKLEKVRALHLLALKRGQTLAQLALSWLLHRPAITSVLIGASKVSQLEDNFRAAQGAGFSEEELLEIEAACQG; from the coding sequence ATGTCTTATTTGCCCAACCCGGATCGATATCAAGATAAGGCCTACCGACGCTGCGGACGGAGCGGGTTGCTCCTGCCGCCGGTGTCCCTCGGACTTTGGCACAACTTCGGCGGCATCGACGACTACGCCCGGGCGCGTGACATCGTCCTGCGGGCCTTCGATCTCGGGATCACCCACCTGGATCTGGCCAACAACTACGGCCCGCCTCCCGGCAGTGCGGAAGAAACCCTCGGGCTCATCCTCCAGCAGGACCTGGGCAAGTGGCGCGACGAACTGATCATCGCCACCAAGGCGGGCTACCGCATGGGCCCCGGGCCCTATGGCGAATGGGGTTCGCGCAAGTATCTCCTCAGCAGCCTCGACCAGAGCCTGCGACGCATGAAACTGGATTACGTCGACATCTTTTACAGCCATCGACCCGACCCGGAGACGCCCCTTGAAGAAACCATGGGGGCGTTGGTTCAGGCGGTCCACTCCGGCAAGGCGCTTTACGTGGGCATTTCCAACTACCCCGCTGACATGACCCGCCAGGCCGCCCGGCTGCTGCGGGAGGCCGGTGTGCCGCTGCTCATCCACCAGGCACGCTACAACCTCCTCGACCGCTGGATTGAGAAGGGCCTCACTGATGTCCTGACCGAGGAAGGCGCGGGCTGCATCGCTTTTTCCCCTCTGGCGCAGGGCCTGTTGACCAACCGCTACCTGGAGGGCATCGCCGCCGATTCCCGCGTCGCCAAACAGACCGGGTTTCTCAAAAAAGAAGACGTCGCCACGGACAAATTGGAAAAAGTCCGCGCCCTCCACCTGCTGGCCTTGAAGCGCGGGCAAACCTTGGCGCAACTGGCCTTGTCCTGGTTGCTGCACCGTCCGGCCATCACTTCCGTCCTCATCGGCGCCAGCAAGGTCTCGCAACTGGAGGACAATTTCCGGGCCGCCCAGGGGGCAGGCTTCTCAGAAGAGGAGTTGCTGGAGATCGAAGCCGCCTGCCAAGGCTGA
- a CDS encoding chlorite dismutase family protein, with protein MNIRLSHFCAGTEGLWAVRDIRTIRGASLPAAERLHIADGDGSPSGNWTLRGVRSNARYTTSEEKAQLEARQEGLGRRDSTLAAHIPIKKNEAWWQLSQDQRRQIFEEQSKHTSVGLQYLPAIARRLYHCRDLNTAEPFDFLTWFEFSPDHERDFDDLLLHLCTSSEWDYVEREVDIRLVR; from the coding sequence ATGAACATCAGGCTTTCTCATTTTTGTGCTGGAACCGAGGGGCTTTGGGCCGTTCGCGACATTCGGACCATCCGGGGCGCGTCTTTGCCCGCGGCCGAACGACTGCACATCGCCGATGGCGATGGATCACCTTCAGGCAACTGGACGCTTCGTGGCGTCCGTAGCAACGCCAGGTACACCACTTCAGAGGAAAAAGCACAGCTAGAGGCCCGACAAGAGGGTTTGGGGCGCCGCGATTCGACCCTTGCGGCCCATATTCCGATCAAGAAGAACGAGGCATGGTGGCAACTGAGCCAGGATCAACGCCGGCAAATTTTTGAGGAGCAATCCAAACACACCTCTGTCGGTCTTCAATACCTTCCAGCCATCGCACGTCGACTTTATCACTGTCGAGATTTGAACACTGCTGAACCGTTTGATTTCCTGACCTGGTTTGAGTTCAGTCCGGACCATGAACGGGACTTTGATGATTTGCTCCTTCATCTTTGCACTTCGAGCGAGTGGGACTATGTTGAGCGGGAGGTTGATATCCGTTTGGTTAGGTGA